One Rattus rattus isolate New Zealand chromosome 12, Rrattus_CSIRO_v1, whole genome shotgun sequence genomic window carries:
- the LOC116913585 gene encoding olfactory receptor 1537-like, producing the protein MEDNTARNHSTVTEFFLAGLSQTPELQLPLFLLFTGIYLITVAGNLGMITLIGLSSHLHTPMYYFLSSLSFIDFCQSTVVTPKMLVNFVTEKNIISYPGCMTQLYFFITFGIAECYTLAAMAYDRYVAICNPLLYNVTMSSQIYTSLISGVYIFAVICASVNTGFMSRIKFCKLDVINHYFCDFLPLLKLGCSNIYINEMLILSFGTVNIFVPMMTIIISYILIIASILHIHSSEGRSKAFSTCSSHISAVAVFYGSAAFTYLQPSSVILKNQGKVSSVFYTTVVPMLNPLIYSLRNKDVTVALKKILERKKFI; encoded by the coding sequence ATGGAGGACAATACAGCAAGAAACCATTCCACAGTGACTGAGTTCTTCTTAGCTGGGCTCTCACAGACGCCAGAACTCCAGctgcccctctttctcctcttcacaGGAATCTATCTGATCACTGTAGCAGGGAACCTGGGCATGATCACACTGATTGGACTCAGTTCCcacctgcacacacccatgtactatTTCCTCAGCAGTCTGTCCTTCATTGACTTTTGTCAGTCCACAGTTGTAACCCCTAAAATGCTGGTGAACTTTGTGACAGAGAAGAACATCATTTCCTACCCTGGATGCATGACTCAGCTCTACTTCTTCATCACTTTTGGCATTGCAGAGTGCTACACACTAGCTGCAATGGCTTATGACCGCTATGTTGCCATCTGTAACCCATTGCTTTACAATGTAACTATGTCCTCTCAGATTTACACTTCTCTGATTTCAGGGGTGTATATTTTTGCTGTCATCTGTGCATCTGTAAACACAGGCTTCATGAGTAGGATTAAGTTCTGCAAATTAGATGTAATCAACCACTATTTCTGTGATTTTCTTCCCCTCTTGAAGCTTGGGTGTTCTAATATCTATATCAACGAAATGTTGATTCTATCTTTTGGAACAGTGAACATATTTGTCCCAATGATGACCATTATTATTTCCTACATCTTAATCATTGCCAGCATCCTCCACATTCATTCCAGTGAGGGCAGATCTAAAGCCTTCAGTACTTGCAGTTCCCACATCTCTGCTGTTGCTGTCTTCTATGGTTCTGCTGCATTCACATACTTACAACCATCATCAGTGATTTTAAAGAACCAAGGGAAAGTGTCATCTGTATTTTATACTACTGTTGTACCCATGCTGAACCCCTtgatctacagcctgaggaataaGGATGTTACTGTTGCCCTGAAGAAgatacttgaaagaaaaaaattcatatga